CGGCGATGGCGCTCGCCAGCCGTGCTCCCAGGGTCCCGCTCACGGCGCCCAGTGTGCTCCCGTGGGCCAGCGCGAGTCCAGCGTCGTGAGGTCGCGCTCGGCGTACGAGCGGTGCTCCCACTCCTCGCGGACCACCACCCGCAGGCAGTCGGCGACCGTCAGCGAGTCGGCGTCCCGCAGGAAGGGCGTGGCGGAGGAGACCGCTCGCTCGAGGCCCTCCTCGGTCAGGTCGTCGAGGACCGCGCCCACGGTGGCCCGCCGCTGCGCGCGCACCTCGAGCACCTCGTCGAGCCCCGGGCGCGCGTCGCGGTCCCACGGGACGCCGTCGTGCTCGGGCGCCTCGTCCCACGGCAGGTCGAGCGGGTGCCACGGCGCCGGGTCGGCCAGCACGACGCCCCCGACCCAGCAGGCGTGCGCGAACCCGAGGTGGCGCAGGGTCTGGACGAAGGACCACTCGCCGTCCACCTGCTCGTGCAGCGCCTCCGGCGGCAGGGCTCGGGCCCGGTCGACCGTCTCCGCCCACAGGCGGTCCAGTGTGTCGAAGGCGGTGCGGAGGCCTGCCGCGTCCGTGGGCCGCATCAGCGCGCGCTCGGGCGTGCGCCGGTCGAGCTCGGCCTCGACGAGCGGCACGACGTCGACGCCGTTGACCAGCACCCGCCCGAGCTCGCCGGAGATCTCGAGGTGCGGGGCCTCGACGCCGGTCATCCGGACCCCGTCGAGGTAGGCCGCGCGCACGCGGGTGCCGCTGAGGTCGACGTCGCGCAGGTCCATCCCGGTCAGGTCCGCCTCGCGGAACGAGGCGCCGGAGAGATCAACGCGCTGGAAGGTGGAGCCGCCCAGGTCCTGCTCGGTGAAGTCGGTCATGCCCAGCAGGCTAGAAGGCGTTGCGGACGGTCCGCGACCGGTTCGATGATGGGGCGATGACCGCCGCACCCCGCACGCCCGGCACCGTCGCGGTCCCCGGCGCCGTCCTGTCGTTCGACGTCGTCGGCGACCTCGCCGACGCCACCCCCGACACCCCGCCCCTGGTGCTGGCCGGGTCGCCGATGGACAGCACGGGGTTCGGCAGCCTCGCGGCCCGGCTCGACGGTCGGGTCCTCGTGCTCACCGATCCGCGCAACACCGGACGGAGCACCCCCGACGACGCCACGGCGGCGGTGACGCCCCAGCAGCACGCCGAGGACCTGCACGCGCTCGTCGCCGCGCTCGGGGTGGGGCAGGTGGACGTGTTCGCCAGCTCCGGCGCGGCGGTCAACCTCCTCCACCTTCTCGCCGCGCACCCCGACGACGTACGCATCCTGGTGGCCCACGAGCCGCCGATGGCCGGGCTGCTGCCCGACGCCGACGCGATCGCCCGGGCCTGCGACGACATGGTGGCGACCTACGACGCCGCGGGCCAGGGGCCGGCGATGGCGCGGTTCATCGGGCTGGTGACGCACCGCGGCGAGGTCACCGGCGACGAGCCGGCGCCGGACCCGGCGATGTTCGGCCTGCCGACCGAGGACGACGGCTCACGCGACGACCCGCTGATGGCCAACGTGCGTGGTGGAGGCGTCATCTCGGTGCCGGACCTCGACGCCGTGCGCGCCGCGCCGACCCGGGTGGTCGTCGGCGTGGGGGAGGAGTCCGGCGGTCCCGACGACGGCGAGATCGCGGGACGGGCCGCCCACGCCGTCGCGCGAGCGCTCGGGCAGGAGCCGGTGGTGTTCCCCGGCGGGCACAACGGCTTCCTCGGTGGCGAGTTCGGCCAGACCGGCGCCCCGGACGAGTTCGCCGCGCGGTTGCGCGAGGTGCTCGCTACCAGGTGAGCTCGATCTCGACCTCGTTGTCCTCGCCGAGCTCGACCTCGACCTTGAGCTTGACCTCGTCGGGCACCGAGACGGTGACCTTGCCGCCGTCGCGCAGGAACTCGACGGAGTTGTGCTTGGCCAGCGAGTCGGCGAGCGCGTGCAGCCGGGTGGCCGCCTCCTCGCGGGTCATGGTGCGGGTCTCGTCCATCTCGAAGAGGTCCATGGCGGTGAACCTATCGGGTGGCTACAACCCGAGCATCCGCCCGATGATCTCCTTCTGGATCTCGGTCGTGCCGCCGTAGATCGTCTGGATCCGCGAGTCCGTGTAGGCCTTGGAGATGGGGTACTCGTCCATGTAGCCGTAGCCGCCGTGCAGCTGCACCCCGGCGTCGACGACGCGCTTCTGCAGCTCGGTCGTCCACCACTTCGCCATCGAGGCGAGCGCGGTGTCCACCTCGCCGGCGTTGAGCCGCAGCACGCAGTCGTTGATGAAGACCCGCGCGATGTGCGCCTCGGTGGCCATCTCGGCGAGCACGAAGCGGTTGTGCTGGAACTTCCCGATGGGCTTGCCGAACGCCTCGCGCTCCTTGGCGTAGGCCAGGCACAGGTCGAGGACGTGCTCGATGGCGGCGACGGCGATGCAGCCGATCGAGACGCGCTCCTGGGGCAGGTTCTCCATCAGCGAGACGAACCCCGTTCCCTCTGCGCCGAGCAGGTTGGCCTTGGGCACGCGGACGTCGGCGAAGGACAGCTCCGCGGTGTCCTGGGCGTGCAGCCCCATCTTGGCCAGGTTGCGTCCGCGCTCGAAGCCCTCCATGCCGCGCTCGACGACCAGCAGCGAGATGCCCTGGTGGCCGGCGTCGGGGTCGGTGCGGCAGACCACCACGACGAGGTCGGCCAGGATGCCGTTGGAGATGAACGTCTTCGACCCGTTGAGGACGTAGTGGTCACCGGCGTCGACCGCGGTCGTGCGGATGCCCTGGAGGTCGGACCCGGCGCCCGGCTCGGTCATCGCGATGGCGGTGACGAGGTCGCCGGAGACACAGCCCGGGAGCCACCGCCGCTTCTGCTCCTCGGTCCCCAGCGACGAGATGTAGGGGACGATGATGTCGGTGTGCACCGCGAAGCCGGGCCCGGTGGCGCCGGCGCGCGCGGCCTCCTCGGCGAGCACCATGTTGTAGCGGAAGTCCTTGATGCCCGGCCCGCCGTAGGCCTCGTCGACGTCGAAGCAGAGCAGGCCGCGCTCCCCGGCCCGGCGCCACACCTCGCGGTCGACGATGCCCGCCTCCTCCCACGCGGTGTGGTGCGGCACCACCTCCTTGTCGAAGAAGGCGCGCGCGACGGCGCGGAAGTCCTCGTGCTCCTGCTCGAGGATGGTGGGGCGCTCAGGCATGTGTTCCTCTCGGTGAGGGTGCGGGCCGTTCGGCTCAGGACACCCATTCCTTCACCTGCGCCACGGTGGCGGCAGGGTCCTCGCTGACGGGCGTGATGTTGAGGTCGGTGACGCCGGCCTCGCGGAACGCCTCGATCCGCTCCTTGACGTACGACGCCGGGCCGACGAGGTTGGCGGCCTCGAGCCACTCGGTCGGCACCAGCGCCTCGGCCTCCCGCTTCTTGCCGGAGAGGTAGAGCTCCTGGATCTGCTCGGCCTCCCGCTCGTAGCCGTAGGCGCGCGCGACGTCGTTGTAGAAGTTCTTGCCCTTGGCGCCCATGCCGCCGACGTAGAGCGCGAAGATCGGGCGCGCGAAGTCGAGGAGCGAGGTGGTGTCGGGACCATCGCCGATGGAGACCATGCCCCCGGCCATCACCTGCAGCGGGCCCAGGCCGGGCTGGCGCTTCGCGGTGCCCGCCGCCAGGGCGCCGCCCCACACGCGGTGCGCCTTCTCGGGGTGGAAGAGGTGGGGGATCCAGCCGTCGGCGATCGCGGCGGTCTGCTCGACGTTCTTCGGGCCCAGCGCGGCGATCCAGATCGGGACGGTGTCGCGCTCGGGACGGTTGAGCAGCTTGAGCGGCTTGCCGAGGCCGGTGACCGCTCCGTGCTCCTTGTCGAGCGGCAGGTGGAACTCCCCGGCGGCCGACAGCGGCTCGCGCCTCAGGCCGCTGCGGATGATCTCGACGACCTCGGCGGTGCGCGCCATCGGCCGGCTGTAGGGCACGCCGTGGAAGCCCTCGACCACCTGCGGACCGCTCACGCCGAGGCCCAGGATCGCCCGACCCTGGCTGACGTTGTCGAGCCCGGCGGCGGTCTGGAGCAGGGCGCCGGGCGTGCGGGAGTAGATGTTGAGGATGCCCGAGCCGATCCGGACGGTCTCCGTCTTCGCGGCCAGGTAGCCCATCAGCGTGGGCGAGTCGAAGCCGTAGGCCTCTGCGACCCACACGCTGTCGAGGCCGGCCCGCTCGAGCGCGACGACCTCGTCGGCCGCCGTGCGGGGGTTGCCGTCGTACATCAGCAGGGAGGCGAGGCGCATGCAGCAATCGTGACAGTGCCGCTGTCACGATGGCAAGGGTCGCCGCGTGGTGCTCAGCGGCCCAGGTCGGGCACCACCTCGGCACCGGGGAGGCCGGCGAGCGCGGGCCCGGGCACCAGCAGCTTGGAGCGGCGTACGCCGCTGCCGATCACCACGACCGGCTCGGCGAGCAGCGCCTCGTGCACCAGCACGCGCCACCCGGACGGGAGCCCGACCGGGGTGATGCCGCCGTGCTCCATGCCGGTCTCGGCCACCGCGCGCTCCATGGGGAGGAACGACGCCTTGCGCACGTCGAGCATCCGGCGCACGAGCGTGTTGACCTCGGCCCGCGTGTCGGCACGCACCACGCACGCCGCGACCCGCTCCTCGCCGGCCCGCGAGCCCGCCACGACGACGCAGTTGCCGCTGGCGGTCATCGCGATGCCGTAGGCCTCGCTCATCGCGGCGGTGTCGGCGAGGTCGGGGGCGATCTCGACGACCGCCACGTCGGTGGCGCCCGGCCACGAGTCGAGCGCCGCGGCGACGGGCGGCGCGAGCAGCTCGGGGTGCTCGGTGGCCGGCAGGGACGTCAGGGAGGGGAGGCTGGGGAGCGTCACGGGGCCATCATCCGCCATTCATCCCGACGCCATCTCGGCACCACCGCCGGGTCGCCCGCGGCGGGCACGGTGGTGCCGTGACGGTGACTCGCGAGGCCCCCCGGGCCAGGACGGTCTCGACCTCGTCGTTGGTCGCGACCCCTGCCGTGGTTGCGCACCGCGGCGCCAGCGGGCACCGTCCCGAGCACACGCTCGGCGCCTATCGCACGGCCATCCGGATGGACGTCGACGACATCGAGGTCGACCTCGTCGCCACCCGCGACGGGGTGCTCGTGGCGCGCCACGACCTGGACCTGGGGGCGACCACCGACGTGGCCGACCACCCCCGGCTGGCGCACCTGCGCCGCACCCGCAGCATCGACGGGGTCGACCAGCGGGCCTGGTTCGTCCAGGACCTCACGCTGGCCGAGGTCACGACGCTCGCCGCCCGTGAGCGGATGCCCGCCACCCGCCCGGCCAGCGCGGCCTACGACGGGACGGAGGGGGTGCCGAGCCTCACCGAGGTGCTGGCGATGGCCGGTGCGGAGTCGGCCAGGCGGGGTCGGCCCGTCGGGCTGATGCTCGAGCTCAAGCACGCCGCCCACCACGACGCGGCGGGGCTGCCGCTCGAGGTGCCGCTCCTGCGCGGCCTCGCCCGGCACGGCCTCGACGACCCCTGGGCGCGGGTGACGCTGATGTCCTTCGAGTCGCCCGTCCTGCGACGCCTGACCCGCCTGACCCGGCTCCCGTTGGTGCAGCTGCTGGCGCCGGGGCACCTGCCGCCGCCGGAGGAGCTCGACAAGATCGACGAGTACGCCGACGGAGTCGGCGCGCACACCTCCCTGGTGCTCCCGCGCGACGGCGGGGGAGCGATCGGCGCGCCGTCCACGCTCGTGCGCGATGCCCACCGGCGCGGGCTGACGGTCCACGCGTGGACCGTGCGCGCGGAGAACCGCTTCCTGCCCACCAACCTCCGCCGCGGTCATGCCCGCGACGCACCCGGTGACATGGCAGCCGAGGTGCGGGCGCTGCTCGCTGCCGGGGTCGACGGCGTGATCACCGACCACCCCCAGGAGGCGCTGGCCGTGGTGCGGGAGGTGCAAGGCAACGCCTCGCACCGGCGTACGCTCGCCCCGTGACCCACGCCGGCGCCCCCTCGACCCCGCTCCTCGAGCGCATCCGCGCATCGGTGATCGGCGACGACCAGGTGATGCACGGCCCCTACGGACCCCGGCGCGTCACCTACGCCGACTACACCGCGTCGGGTCGCAGCCTGAGCTTCATCGAGGACTTCATCCGCACCGAGGTGCTGCCGGCCTACGCCAACACCCACACCGAGGCGAGCGGCACCGGCCTCCAGACGACCCGGCTGCGCGAGGACGCGCGGCGGATCATCCGCGACGCCGTCGGTGGCGACGAGGAGACGGTCGTCGTCTTCTGCGGGTCCGGCAGCACCGCGGCCATCGACAAGATGATCGGCATCCTCGGCCTCCGCGTGCCCTCCACCCTCGAGGACCGCTACGCCCTCAGCGACGCGATCCCCGCCGACGAGCGCCCGGTGGTCTTCCTCGGCCCGTTCGAGCACCACTCCAACGAGGTGAGCTGGCGCGAGACCATCGCCGACGTCGTCACCATCCACGAGGACGCCGACGGCCGGGTCTCGCTCGACCACCTCCGCGAGGAGCTCGATCGCCACGCCGACCGGCCCCTCAAGATCGGCTCGTTCTCGGCTGCCTCCAACGTGACCGGCATCGTCACCGACACCGAGGGCGTCGCCGACCTGCTGCACCAGCACGGCGCGCTGAGCTTCTGGGACTTCGCCGCGTGCGCGCCCTACGTCGACATCGAGATGTACGGGCCGGGTGGCTCGCACAAGGACGCGATCTTCCTCAGCCCCCACAAGTTCATCGGCGGCCCCGGCACCCCCGGGGTCCTCGTCGTGCGCCGCGAGCTCATGGCCAACCGGGTGCCGGTCGTGCCCGGCGGCGGCACGGTGATGTACGTCAACACCTCCGAGCACCGCTACCTCGACGACCCGGCGCACCGGGAGGAGGGCGGCACCCCCGCGATCGTGGAGTCCATCCGCGCCGGGCTGGTCTTCCAGCTCAAGCAGGCCGTCGGGGTGGAGACGATCCAGCAGCACGAGGAGGAGCTGCTCGGGCGGGCCGTGGAGGCGTGGGTCGCCGAGCCGACCATCCAGATCCTCGGCAACCTCGACTCCCAGCGGCTCTCGATCGTCTCCTTCGTCATCAAGGCGCCCGACGGCGCCTACCTGCACCACAACTTCGTCGTCGCGCTCCTCAACGACCTGTTCGGCATCCAGACGCGCGGCGGCTGCTCGTGCGCCGGCCCCTACGGGCACCGCCTGCTCGACATCGACCTCGACCGCAGCCACCGCTTCGAGGCCCAGATCGCCGGCGGGTGCGAGGGCATCAAGCCCGGCTGGGTGCGGGTCAACTTCAACTACTTCCTCGACGAGGAGGTCTTCACCTACGTCGTGGAGGCGGTGCGGCTCGTCGCCCGCGAGGGCTGGCGGCTGCTCGGCGACTACCGGTTCGACCCCCTCACCGGCCTGTGGCACCACCGCACCGGCCCGGTCGAGCCGCCGCTGCGCCTGACCGACGTGACCTACGGCCCCGACGGCACGATGACCTGGCCGACGCACCCGCAGACGGCCCCCGTCTCGGTGCTCCGTGAGCACCTCGACGAGGGCCGCGCGATCATGGCCGCCGCGTCGCCGCCCGACTGGTCCGACACCGCCCACCTCGACGAGGACTTCGACGCCCTCAGGTGGTTCGCGCTGCCCGCCTGCTCCCTGGGCTAGGCATCACGGCTGGGAGCGCGCCGGCCCTCGCCCGGTGGGCCAGACGGTGGCGGCGAGCCCGGCGGCGCCGGCCACGAGCCACGGCATCGGCATCAGCCAGCGCAGCTGGTGGGTCTCCACCACGTCGCCCTGCAGGAGCGCCCACACCACCACCATGCCGGCGAAGGCGACGCCCATCACGAGCTGGCCGACGTTGACCGGGTGCAGGCCCGTGGCGCGGGCGGGTGCGTCGAGAGGGCCGGTCATCGGCTCGTCGTACGCCGTCGGCCAGGCGTCCGGCCCGGCGGTGGCGTCCACCGGGGCGCCGGTGTCGTAGGAGAACGCGTCGAGTCCCGCGGGGCGGAGCTCGTCGTTCCGGTGGTCGTTCTGGTTCTCGTTGTCGCTCATGGCAGTGCTCCTCAGGCCGCTTCGCGGACGACGACCTCGCCGCCGACCAGGTCGATGGTGATGGACATGTCGGGGACGCCGTCGCCGCCGTCGACGAAGCCCTCCTGGCTGATGGCGAAGCCCCCGCTGCGCTGGCCGAAGACCACGGCGCTGCCACCGACCACCTCGGCCCGGACGTCGACGTCCATCCCCTCGGGCACGATCACGTCGACCTGCCCGCCGACCGCGTCGATCGCGACGTCGCGGCCGTCGAGCCCGTCGACGTCGGAGACCCCGGAGAGGTCGAGCGTGAACCGGCCGCCCCCGAAGTCGTACGTGTCCTCGACGCCCGCGGCGGTGGTCGGGGCGACGTAGCGGTTCTCGTCACCGATGGTGCTGTTGACGGTCGTCACGGCGGTGGTGATCGCCGCCACCAGGCCCAGCAGGATCAGGCCTCCGGCGCGACCCCAGAACGAGCCGAGCACCAGCATCACGGCGGTGATGCCGAGCGCCAGCGCCGGGTAGGCGCTGTCCGCGACCGTCACGCCGGCGACGTCGACCACGCCGAGGACGCCCTCGGCCAGCGCGATCAACGCAAGGGTGAACCAGAACAGGATCGGCCCGCGCCGGCGCGGGGTGCGCGGCTCCGGTCGCGGCGTGCGGGCGTAGGACGTCCACGCCGGGTCGGTGGGGGGTGCCCAGGCAGGCTCCGGCGGGGGAGCGTAGGCCGTGGGCTCCATGGGCCCCGCGTACGTGGTGCCGGCGCGTGGGGGCGGTGACCCCGGCTGCTTGCGGTGCAGGAACCACACCACGAGGGCGGCGACGATCGCCAGCGGCCACGGGAACCAGAAGGCGCCGGCCCAGTCGCTGAGCGCGGCGACCAGGGCGAGCACGCCGGCGGCGCCGAGGGCGATCGTCCGGTTGCGCTCGTCGAGGCCCAGCGGCTCGTCGGCGGTGCCCTCCTCGGGCACCAGGAGCCAGGCCGCGACGTAGACGATGAGTCCGGCGCCGCCGAAGAAGGCCCCCACCGCCAGCGCCACGCGCACGATGATCGGGTCGATGTCGAGGTGGCGGGCGATGCCGCCGGCCACGCCCGCGACGTACCGGTCGGTGACGCTGCGCCGGAGCCGGCCGAGATCCTTCATCTCGTCGCGGGTGAGGCGAGGGCCCGACGGGGGAGGGGTGGCCTGGGCGGGCTGCTCGGCGGAGGGGTTGACGTCGTCCATGGCTCCACTCTCCCCGCGTGCGCCGCCCGCCACCATCGGGGACAGCCCTGATCCGTGCGGTGGTTCCCGGGGTGGGGGTCAGGGTCGGCTCGGGGTCGAACCTCATGGTCGCGGCCCTGCGCGCCTGCGACGATGGAGCCACGATGAGCCATCCCCCGCCCCCCGCCCGCCCGGCCGCCCGCCCGTCCCGTCCGTCCCACCCGGACGAGCCGCGCCGCGCCTACCGCGACCTCTCCGCACCCCTGGTGGGCGGGGTGGCCTCGGGCCTGGCGCGCCACCTCGGGCTGCCGGTGCTCTGGGTGCGGGGGTTCTTCGTCGCGACCGCGTTCCTCGGCGGCTTCGGACTCATCCTCTACGCCGGCCTGTGGGTGTTCCTGCCCGCCGGTCAGCACTTCGAGGTCGGCGCTCCCGGCCTGGAGAGCGCGACCCGCACCGGCAAGCGTCCCGGGCGCCGCTCGCTGCTGCGCGACGCCGGGCCCGCGGTCGCGCTCGGCGCCCTCTTCCTCGGCGTGGTGCTCGGCGTCGAGGCCCTGTTCGGCCAGGGGGCCCTGTTCTGGCCGGTGGTCCTCGCGATCGCCGGCGTCGGACTGCTCTGGCGCCAGGCCGACGAGGCGCAGCGCGAGCGCTGGATGGACTCCTCGGGCCGCATCGACCCGTTCCGGGCGATCTTCGGCAACGGCGGCTGGGCCGCCTACGGCCGCATCGCGGCCGGGCTGGGACTCATCGTCACCGCGCTCGTCGTCTTCGCCCTCGCCGGCCGCGCGACGATCGCGGTCCCCGTCGTGGTCGCGGGGCTGCTGGGGCTGCTCGGCCTGGCCATCGTGGTCGGCCCGTGGGTCCTGCGCCTGGTCAACGACCTCGGCGCCGAGCGGGCCGAGCGGGTGCGCACCCAGGAGCGCGCCGACATGGCCGCGCACCTGCACGACTCGGTGCTCCAGACCCTCGCGCTCATCCAGAAGAACGCCCACGACGCCACCACCGTCGCCCGGCTCGCCCGCTCGCAGGAGCGCGACCTGCGCCAGTGGCTCTTCGAGGCCGACACCCCCGACACCACCACGCTCGCCGGTGCACTCAAGGAGATGGCCGCCGACGTCGAGTCGCAGCACCCCGTCGTCGTCGACGTCGTCACCGTCGGCGACTGCGACCTCGACGAGTCGCTGCGCCCCGTCGTCCTCGCGGCCCGCGAGGCCGTGGTCAACGCCGCCAAGCACGCCGGAACCCAGCGTGCCGACGTCTACGCCGAGACCACCCCGGGAGCCGTCGACGTGTTCGTGCGCGACCGCGGCGCCGGCTTCGACCCTGGCGCCGTCGCCGCCGACCGCCACGGCGTCCGCAGCAGCATCGTGGACCGGTTGGCGCGCCACGGCGGCAGCGCGGACGTACGCTCGGCACCCGGTGAGGGGACCGAGGTGCGCCTGCACATGCCGCGCGCTCCCCAACGGCACGACCGCCCGCACGACCGCCCGCACGACAGCCCGCCCGACCGCGAGGAGACCCGATGAACCAGGCCAGCCCAGAGCGTCCCGTGCGCGTCGTCCTCGTCGACGACCATGCGATGTTCCGCGCCGGGGTGCGTGCCGAGCTCGCCGCGAGCGGTGCGGGGCTGGTCGAGGTCGTCGGCGAGGCGGCCGACGCCGACGCCGCGGTCGCCGTGGTGCGCGAGCTGCAGCCGCAGGTGGTGCTGCTCGACGTGCACCTGCCCGGCGGTGGCGGCGTCGAGGTGATGCGGCGCCATCCGGCGCCCGACACCCTCTACCTGGCGCTCTCGGTCTCCGACGCCGCCGAGGACGTCATCGGCACCATCCGCGGGGGTGCGCGCGGCTACGTCACCAAGACGATCACGGGCCCCGAGCTCGTCGACGCCATCCTGCGCGTCGCGGGCGGCGACGCGGTGTTCTCCCCGCGGCTGGCCGGGTTCGTGCTCGACGCGTTCGCCGGCTCCATCGACGTCGCCGCCGTCGACGAGGACCTCGACCGCCTCACCGAGCGCGAGCGTGAGGTGATGCGCCTGATCGCCCGCGGCTACGCCTACAAGGAGGTCGCCAAGGAGCTCTTCATCTCGGTCAAGACGGTCGAGACCCACATGTCGTCGGTGCTGCGCAAGCTCCAGCTGTCGAGTCGCCACGAGCTGACCAAGTGGGCCTCCGACCGCCGCCTGCTCTGAGCGGCACCGCGCCCGTCCGGGTGGGCGGCGATTGACAAAGCCCTCGCCGAGGCGCTGGGGTCGGGGAATGGCAGACACTGCGTCCCCCGCGACCGTCGCCGACGACGACGGCGGGCTCAAGCGGTCGATCACCGGTCGCCTCCTGTTCTTCTACGTCCTCGGAGACGTGCTGGGCTCCGGCATCTACGTCCTCATCGGCTCCGTCGCCGGCGAGGTGGGCGGAGCCTTCTGGGCCGCCTTCGCCGTCGGTGTGACGGTCGCCGGCTTCACCGGCCTGGCCTACGCCGAGCTCGCCACGAAGTACCCCCAGGCGGCCGGCGCCTCGCTCTACGTCAACAAGGCGTTCGGCAAGAAACCGCTGACGTTCCTCACCACGGTGACCTACCTGTCGGCCACCTTCGCCGCCGCCGGGTCGCTCGCGGCCGGCTTCTCGCAGTACGTCGCCGAGGTCTGGGACGCGCCGCCCGCCCTGCTGGTGATGATCGCCTTCATCCTGCTGCTCGCGCTGCTCAACTTCATCGGCATCACCGAGTCGGTGGTCGCCAACATGCTGATGACCTTCGTCGAGATCATCGGCCTGGTCATCGTGGTCGTCATCGCCATCATCTACATCGGGCAGGGCAAGGCCGACTTCTCCGCGCTCGGCGACTTCTCGACCGGCGACAACGTCATCTTCGCGATCGTCGCCGGTGTCGCCCTGTCGTTCTTCGCGATGACCGGCTTCGAGAACGTCGCCAACGTCGCCGAGGAGACCGTCGACCCCAGCAAGAACTTCCCGATCGCCCTGATCGGCGGCATGGCCACCGCCGGCGTGATCTACGTGCTGGTGTCGATGTCGGCGGCCCTCACGGTCCCGATCGACACCCTCGCCGAGTCCGACGCCGCCCTCCTCGAGGTCGTCAAGGCCGGCATCCTGCCGCTGTCGGTGACGGCGATGACGCTGATCTTCGCCATCATCGCGATGATCGCGATCACCAACACCACGCTCGTCCAGGTCGTCACCCAGTCCCGCATCCTCTACGGCATGGCCCGCGAGGACGTCGTGCCCGCCGCGTTCGGCAAGATCCACAGCTCGCGCCGCAGCCCCTACGTCGCCCTGGTCTTCAGCGCCGCCGTCGTCATCGGCCTGGTGGTCGCCGGCGACGTGCTGGGCCGCATCGGCCTCGACGTCGACATCGTGAGCCGGCTGGCCTCGGTGACGGTGGCGCTCCTGCTGGCGGTCTACGCCGGCGTCATCGTGTCCTGCTTCAAGCTGCGCGGCCAGGACGAGTCCGACGACACGTTCCGCGCCCCGAGCGTCCTGCTCGTGCTGGGACTCATCGGCAACATCGTGCTGCTCGGCTACGTGGTCGTCACCGACCCGTCCTCGTTGATCTGGTGCGCGGCCCTCGTCGGCCTCGGCGGGATCCTCTACGTTGTGGAGAAGGTGTTCGGGTCCCGCAACCCCGACTCCGCCGACACCGGCGCCGTGAAGGGAGCCTGACATGCACGTCATCGTCGCCACCGACGGCTCGCGCCAATCCCTGGCCGCAGCCAAGCACCTCAAGTCCTTCGCCGACCCCGCGAAGATCACCGACATCTCGGTGATCGCGGTGCTGCGACCGCTCGCCTCGGTGGCCTTCGCCGACGACGTGTCCGAGCGCGGGTTCGACGGCTCCTTCCGCGACGCCGCGCAGAACGCGGTCGACGCCATCGCCGCCGTCTTCGACGGCTGGGGGCCGAAGGTCCACAAGCGCATCCGCAGCGGCTCGGCGGCCAACGAGATCATCAAGGCGGCCAAGCAGTACGACGCGGGGCTGGTCGTGGTGGCGGCCGGCGGCCGGGGTCTGAGCGACAGCGTCCTGGTCGGCAGCACCGCCCAGCGCGTCCAGCACTACGCGCCGTGTCCGGTGCTCGTCGTACGCCCAGCACCCAAGCCGCGGAGGCGCAAGAGCGATCGTTAGGCTCCCCCCATGGAGACCCTGCGCCTGGTGCTGCTGTTCGCCCACATCCTCGGCTACGCCGCCCTGCTCGGCGGGCTGCTCGTCCAGGTGCGCAGCGACACCAAGACGGTCAACTCGCTGATGCGCGACGGCGCCGGCCTCGCGTTCGTCGCCGGCCTGCTGCTGGTCGGCGTGCTGGAGCAGGTGGCCTCGCCCGATCACGCCAAGATCGCCGTGAAGTTCGGCATCGGCCTGGTCATCCTGGTGCTGGTGATGGTCAACATGCGCAAGCCGAGCATCCCGCAGGGCCTCTACCTGGGCCTGCTCGCCCTGACG
The sequence above is drawn from the Nocardioides sp. zg-1228 genome and encodes:
- a CDS encoding YbaK/EbsC family protein, with amino-acid sequence MADDGPVTLPSLPSLTSLPATEHPELLAPPVAAALDSWPGATDVAVVEIAPDLADTAAMSEAYGIAMTASGNCVVVAGSRAGEERVAACVVRADTRAEVNTLVRRMLDVRKASFLPMERAVAETGMEHGGITPVGLPSGWRVLVHEALLAEPVVVIGSGVRRSKLLVPGPALAGLPGAEVVPDLGR
- a CDS encoding LLM class F420-dependent oxidoreductase, giving the protein MRLASLLMYDGNPRTAADEVVALERAGLDSVWVAEAYGFDSPTLMGYLAAKTETVRIGSGILNIYSRTPGALLQTAAGLDNVSQGRAILGLGVSGPQVVEGFHGVPYSRPMARTAEVVEIIRSGLRREPLSAAGEFHLPLDKEHGAVTGLGKPLKLLNRPERDTVPIWIAALGPKNVEQTAAIADGWIPHLFHPEKAHRVWGGALAAGTAKRQPGLGPLQVMAGGMVSIGDGPDTTSLLDFARPIFALYVGGMGAKGKNFYNDVARAYGYEREAEQIQELYLSGKKREAEALVPTEWLEAANLVGPASYVKERIEAFREAGVTDLNITPVSEDPAATVAQVKEWVS
- a CDS encoding amphi-Trp domain-containing protein, with product MDLFEMDETRTMTREEAATRLHALADSLAKHNSVEFLRDGGKVTVSVPDEVKLKVEVELGEDNEVEIELTW
- a CDS encoding alpha/beta hydrolase; this encodes MTAAPRTPGTVAVPGAVLSFDVVGDLADATPDTPPLVLAGSPMDSTGFGSLAARLDGRVLVLTDPRNTGRSTPDDATAAVTPQQHAEDLHALVAALGVGQVDVFASSGAAVNLLHLLAAHPDDVRILVAHEPPMAGLLPDADAIARACDDMVATYDAAGQGPAMARFIGLVTHRGEVTGDEPAPDPAMFGLPTEDDGSRDDPLMANVRGGGVISVPDLDAVRAAPTRVVVGVGEESGGPDDGEIAGRAAHAVARALGQEPVVFPGGHNGFLGGEFGQTGAPDEFAARLREVLATR
- a CDS encoding DinB family protein; this translates as MTDFTEQDLGGSTFQRVDLSGASFREADLTGMDLRDVDLSGTRVRAAYLDGVRMTGVEAPHLEISGELGRVLVNGVDVVPLVEAELDRRTPERALMRPTDAAGLRTAFDTLDRLWAETVDRARALPPEALHEQVDGEWSFVQTLRHLGFAHACWVGGVVLADPAPWHPLDLPWDEAPEHDGVPWDRDARPGLDEVLEVRAQRRATVGAVLDDLTEEGLERAVSSATPFLRDADSLTVADCLRVVVREEWEHRSYAERDLTTLDSRWPTGAHWAP
- a CDS encoding acyl-CoA dehydrogenase family protein translates to MPERPTILEQEHEDFRAVARAFFDKEVVPHHTAWEEAGIVDREVWRRAGERGLLCFDVDEAYGGPGIKDFRYNMVLAEEAARAGATGPGFAVHTDIIVPYISSLGTEEQKRRWLPGCVSGDLVTAIAMTEPGAGSDLQGIRTTAVDAGDHYVLNGSKTFISNGILADLVVVVCRTDPDAGHQGISLLVVERGMEGFERGRNLAKMGLHAQDTAELSFADVRVPKANLLGAEGTGFVSLMENLPQERVSIGCIAVAAIEHVLDLCLAYAKEREAFGKPIGKFQHNRFVLAEMATEAHIARVFINDCVLRLNAGEVDTALASMAKWWTTELQKRVVDAGVQLHGGYGYMDEYPISKAYTDSRIQTIYGGTTEIQKEIIGRMLGL
- a CDS encoding glycerophosphodiester phosphodiesterase family protein; translated protein: MTVTREAPRARTVSTSSLVATPAVVAHRGASGHRPEHTLGAYRTAIRMDVDDIEVDLVATRDGVLVARHDLDLGATTDVADHPRLAHLRRTRSIDGVDQRAWFVQDLTLAEVTTLAARERMPATRPASAAYDGTEGVPSLTEVLAMAGAESARRGRPVGLMLELKHAAHHDAAGLPLEVPLLRGLARHGLDDPWARVTLMSFESPVLRRLTRLTRLPLVQLLAPGHLPPPEELDKIDEYADGVGAHTSLVLPRDGGGAIGAPSTLVRDAHRRGLTVHAWTVRAENRFLPTNLRRGHARDAPGDMAAEVRALLAAGVDGVITDHPQEALAVVREVQGNASHRRTLAP